Proteins co-encoded in one Flavobacteriaceae bacterium MAR_2009_75 genomic window:
- a CDS encoding putative repeat protein (TIGR01451 family)/gliding motility-associated-like protein — translation MWGNSNLDTPTASADAVSVTSNYSPGDSFLPGTTAVVYRAEDASGNVATCSFNVTIEDSENPVFDTFPSDVTLTADPNTCTAPHSWVEPTASDNCPAGEGEAPVLQDFESAINQCYTFTRSTISNNGEINGTRNLRTTSISSIPGFTSYLTTPVFYFNGFGEITFFHSINALNDNPTIHLDILDENGNVVISDYYTEVYTETGVQQEIIPFNLTGNYQLEISYSASRPFGTGLEGYLDDLLIPGTIVTNVNNTDCDLAEYVMFRSDGTGLNSGDQFDVGTTTIEYTVRDAAGNFTDRSFNITVENDVDPPSGLSEYIYCEGEAVPTMTVTVDTASGESANWYDNEGNLVASNTTTYTPPASPDFFRNFLVYSQNSNGCSSEDFLSINLYQIPRPAPPAADSPVEYCTGNTANPLTATALSSHTLQWYTVASGGTANNAAPTPSTATAGTTSYYVSQIDDSTGCESERTQIDVVVYDLPVAPTLVQNTVNYCVGDTAEQLDDYVQSGSNPTWYDAATGGNVISGTTVPSTSSSGTTSYWVSQTTSSANCEGPRRRLTIIVHDPPVITTQPTNQEMCEGGTATFSADASNASSFQWQYFNGSSWDNITDDAIYSNANTNTLTIAGNPPRNQYRLVAQGFGGGCANATSNTASLTINPAPANPTSGGDQTECEEDPIQTLTATATPPSGASIIWYDAATGGNVVASPTLNAVGTITYYAESNDTVNGCRSTGRTAVTLTIQAAPAAPVSGGDQTECEENPIQTLTATATVPSGSTLVWYDAASGGNLVANPDWSSLGTEIYYAESQDTATGCPSFTRTPVSLTIQAAPAAPISGGDQTECEQNPIQTLTATATAPGGSTLVWYDAPTAGNIVASPDWSTVGSITYYAESQNNTTSCPSFSRTPVTLTIDAIPVAPTSGGDQTECEQNPTQTMTATATAPSGSTVVWYTTATGGSMVGSPTLNAVGTVTYYAESRTTSSGCVSETRTPVTLTMNPNPTIAVTPSSQTCSADLTTYSVSVDVDRGTVTSSEGTLTDNGGNNWTISAIPSGNDITVTVTDANSCTDVININAPNCACPTVNAPTSGGDQTECEQNPIQTLTATATAPAGASVVWYDTPTGGNVVSSPTWNTVGSTTYYAESVDDVNGCTSTTRTAVNLTIQPAPTAPTSGGDQTECEQNPIQTLTATASSAPGTSITWYDAATGGNIVASPTLNTVGTVTYYAESENNSTNCVSHSRTAVNLTIDAAPTAPTSGGDQTECEQNPIQTLTATATAPSGSSVVWYDAASGGNTVASPTLNSVGTVTYFAESSDNSSSCASFTRTPVSLTIQDTPDITVSTAATCAPDLLTYSVSVDVSEGMVTSTEGTVVDNGGNNWTISGITSGNDITLTVTAPNACTQTLDITAPDCSCPVVAAPTSGGDQTECEQNPIQTLTATATPPADATVVWYDAPTGGSVIADPSLSTTGSATYYAESRDNVTNCVSGTRTAVVLTIDAAPTAPTSGGDQVECEQNPIQTLTASATAPGGSTVVWYDAPTGGNIVASPTHNTVGTSTYYAQSENSTTSCTSLTRTAVSLTIEPAPSVPVSGGDQTECEQSPIQTLTATATAPAGSSIVWYDAATGGNVVASPTLNMVGSVTYFAESENNSTSCASFSRTPVSLTIQDTPDITVSTAATCAPDLLTYSVSVDVSEGTVTSTEGTVVDNGGNNWTISGVTAGNNITLTVTAPNACTQTLAVTAPDCSCPVVDAPISGGDQIECEQNPIQTLTATATPPTDATVVWYDAPTGGSVVGDPSLSTVGTIIFYAESVENVTNCISSTRTAVSLTIEATPADPISGGDQVECDANPTQTLTATATAPAGSTVVWYDAPTGGNIVASPILDTVGNITYYAESSDDTSACTSFNRTAVSLTIHPLPNVVANATTTTINAGEPVTLTGSGATSYVWDNGVADGDTVYPLVSTTYTVIGTDGSNCENTDSVTITVNATSDIRIEKIVDDAAPNVGDTVTFTLTAYNDGPSDDIGGTIINDLLPSGYTYTGDTSGAGNGTYDAVSGGWTLPALTNGSSVAVDISASVNAPTATPNEYLNIAQVTSATNYDPDSTPNNDDGDQSEDDEASAEVVPQVADLEVTNTISQSSGNPGDTVVLTVTVQNSGPDDATNVSLENIVPAGFTVSTVNDAGAQSGNNITWSGLTIPNGTTTTLTYEATVNNPTNVADEYLNTVQVTTVDQYDPDSAPNNDDGDQSEDDEDAVSMRLQSSDLEIVNTVTPDSGNPGDTLTFSIEIINNSTDDATGIALENYVPSGFTVTTINNGGTQTGNTISWNGLTVPGGTSETVTFEVTINVPTNTDGEYFNSVQVTAVDQLDPDSSPNNDDGDQSEDDEDNAEIVLIPADLSLSKNLSAASNPTPNAGDTVTFELTVTNDGPGIATNVSVEDVLPIGYTLGTVNNGGVVSGNTITWSIATLAVGSQTVSYEVTLNAPTNAIGEYDNTAQIMAMDQFDPDSTPNNDDGDQSEDDETNYTIDAPTVDLEITKTVNKDQTFYGDTVVFTVTVTNNSEYVATNVGIEDVLPSGYSLVSHTSDIGQYDESIFSWDIPAIEIDQTATLEMTVTVNEEGQYTNIAELMYVDQIDPNTSNDRAEATPEITQSQCLTVYNEFSPNDDGTNDVFYIECIEQFPNNTISVYNRWGAMVFSMNRYDNSWDGKSNNKSTLSSTEKLPVGTYYYTLDPGDGSTSPKSGWLYISR, via the coding sequence TTGTGGGGCAACAGTAACTTGGACACCCCCACGGCCTCAGCAGATGCGGTTAGTGTCACCAGTAATTATAGCCCTGGTGATTCTTTCTTGCCAGGAACAACCGCAGTAGTTTACCGGGCAGAGGATGCATCGGGTAATGTTGCTACCTGTTCATTTAATGTAACTATAGAAGATAGCGAGAATCCTGTTTTTGATACTTTTCCTAGCGACGTAACCTTAACTGCAGACCCCAATACATGTACGGCGCCCCATTCATGGGTTGAACCAACTGCGTCTGATAACTGCCCCGCTGGAGAGGGGGAAGCACCTGTTTTGCAAGATTTTGAATCTGCCATCAATCAGTGCTACACATTTACACGAAGCACTATTAGCAACAATGGTGAAATCAACGGGACCAGAAACCTGAGAACTACTTCAATATCCAGTATTCCAGGTTTTACAAGTTATTTGACTACTCCCGTATTCTATTTCAACGGTTTTGGAGAGATTACATTCTTCCATAGCATCAACGCCCTAAATGACAATCCAACTATCCATTTAGACATCTTAGATGAAAATGGTAATGTGGTCATTTCTGATTACTATACCGAGGTCTATACAGAAACCGGTGTTCAACAAGAAATTATTCCATTTAACCTTACCGGTAATTATCAACTAGAGATTAGTTATTCGGCTTCTAGACCTTTTGGAACTGGTTTAGAGGGTTATTTAGATGATTTGCTAATACCAGGTACTATTGTTACCAATGTAAATAATACAGATTGTGATTTAGCTGAATATGTTATGTTTCGAAGTGATGGAACAGGACTAAATAGCGGTGACCAATTTGATGTGGGCACTACCACCATAGAGTATACTGTAAGAGATGCGGCGGGTAATTTTACGGATCGGTCATTTAATATAACAGTTGAAAACGACGTAGACCCACCATCAGGTTTAAGCGAGTATATCTATTGTGAAGGTGAAGCAGTGCCTACCATGACCGTAACAGTTGATACAGCTTCAGGTGAATCGGCCAATTGGTATGATAATGAAGGAAATTTAGTAGCCTCGAATACAACAACATACACTCCACCGGCCAGTCCTGATTTTTTTAGAAACTTCTTAGTTTATTCTCAAAATTCCAATGGTTGTTCTAGTGAAGACTTTCTGTCAATAAACTTATATCAAATACCTAGACCAGCACCTCCGGCCGCAGATTCGCCAGTAGAGTATTGTACCGGTAACACGGCAAATCCTTTAACCGCAACCGCACTATCTAGCCATACTTTACAATGGTATACCGTGGCTTCAGGTGGCACAGCAAATAATGCGGCGCCTACCCCAAGCACAGCAACTGCAGGTACAACTTCTTACTATGTTAGTCAAATTGACGATAGTACGGGATGTGAGAGCGAAAGAACCCAAATAGACGTTGTGGTTTATGACCTGCCGGTAGCACCGACCCTAGTTCAAAATACCGTAAACTATTGCGTAGGCGACACCGCAGAACAATTAGATGACTACGTTCAATCTGGATCTAACCCAACATGGTATGATGCTGCAACAGGGGGGAACGTAATATCAGGCACTACAGTGCCTAGTACTTCTTCTTCGGGTACTACCTCATATTGGGTCTCACAAACCACATCTTCGGCAAACTGTGAAGGGCCGAGAAGAAGGTTAACCATAATAGTGCATGATCCTCCCGTAATCACAACTCAACCTACAAATCAGGAAATGTGCGAGGGTGGCACTGCGACTTTTTCCGCTGATGCCTCAAATGCATCTAGTTTTCAATGGCAGTATTTCAATGGCTCTAGTTGGGACAATATTACAGATGACGCAATCTATAGCAATGCAAATACCAACACATTAACAATTGCAGGTAATCCCCCGCGAAACCAGTATCGATTGGTTGCCCAAGGGTTTGGGGGCGGTTGTGCAAATGCTACATCAAATACAGCTTCGCTTACTATAAACCCTGCTCCTGCAAATCCAACAAGTGGAGGCGATCAAACGGAATGTGAAGAAGACCCGATACAAACCTTAACGGCTACGGCAACACCACCTTCAGGGGCAAGCATTATTTGGTATGATGCCGCCACAGGTGGAAATGTCGTTGCAAGCCCCACTTTAAACGCAGTAGGAACGATAACCTATTACGCAGAAAGTAATGATACCGTAAACGGATGCCGAAGTACCGGCAGAACTGCGGTAACCCTAACGATTCAAGCGGCGCCAGCGGCGCCGGTAAGCGGGGGCGACCAAACGGAATGTGAAGAAAATCCGATTCAGACCTTAACGGCAACAGCAACGGTGCCTTCTGGTTCAACTTTGGTATGGTACGATGCTGCTTCTGGTGGTAATTTGGTGGCCAATCCGGATTGGAGTTCTTTAGGAACTGAAATTTATTATGCCGAAAGTCAAGATACTGCAACAGGTTGCCCTAGTTTTACTAGAACACCCGTGTCACTTACAATTCAGGCCGCACCAGCGGCTCCGATAAGTGGAGGTGACCAAACCGAATGTGAACAGAATCCGATTCAAACCTTGACCGCCACAGCAACAGCTCCCGGTGGTTCAACCCTTGTTTGGTATGACGCTCCTACAGCAGGTAATATTGTGGCCAGCCCTGATTGGAGCACTGTAGGCTCAATTACTTATTATGCCGAAAGTCAAAACAACACTACCTCCTGTCCTTCATTTTCAAGAACTCCGGTAACCTTAACTATAGATGCTATTCCGGTGGCGCCAACAAGTGGTGGAGACCAAACGGAATGCGAGCAAAACCCTACACAAACCATGACTGCCACTGCAACCGCACCATCCGGTTCTACCGTAGTATGGTATACAACTGCCACGGGCGGCAGTATGGTGGGAAGTCCGACCTTGAATGCCGTCGGAACCGTAACCTACTACGCGGAAAGCAGAACTACTAGTAGTGGTTGTGTGAGCGAAACGAGAACGCCTGTGACGCTAACCATGAACCCCAACCCAACAATTGCGGTTACACCTAGTTCGCAAACCTGTTCCGCTGACCTTACGACCTATTCGGTTTCCGTAGATGTGGATAGAGGTACGGTAACTTCAAGCGAAGGTACGTTAACCGATAACGGAGGAAATAACTGGACGATTTCTGCAATACCTTCCGGAAATGATATAACGGTGACCGTTACAGATGCAAATTCGTGTACGGATGTTATTAACATCAATGCGCCAAACTGTGCTTGCCCAACGGTAAATGCTCCCACAAGTGGAGGCGACCAGACAGAATGTGAGCAGAACCCGATTCAAACTTTGACAGCGACGGCAACTGCTCCTGCAGGAGCAAGTGTGGTATGGTATGATACACCAACTGGTGGAAATGTGGTTTCGAGCCCGACATGGAATACAGTTGGATCAACCACCTATTATGCAGAAAGTGTTGATGATGTAAATGGTTGTACAAGTACAACAAGAACAGCTGTTAACCTAACAATTCAACCGGCTCCAACGGCTCCTACCAGTGGAGGCGACCAAACAGAATGCGAACAGAATCCGATTCAAACCTTGACCGCCACCGCCTCTAGCGCACCGGGAACTTCTATTACTTGGTACGATGCGGCTACTGGCGGAAACATTGTGGCCAGTCCGACTTTAAATACCGTCGGCACAGTAACCTATTATGCGGAAAGTGAAAATAATAGTACCAATTGTGTAAGCCACTCAAGAACTGCTGTGAATTTAACCATTGATGCCGCACCAACTGCACCAACAAGTGGGGGTGACCAAACGGAATGTGAGCAGAACCCAATTCAAACGCTAACCGCTACAGCCACGGCGCCATCTGGCTCTAGTGTGGTCTGGTACGATGCTGCTTCGGGTGGTAATACCGTTGCTAGTCCAACCTTAAATTCAGTTGGAACGGTGACCTATTTCGCGGAAAGTAGTGATAATAGTAGTTCTTGCGCTAGTTTCACTAGAACTCCGGTGAGCTTAACCATTCAAGATACACCGGATATTACAGTTTCAACTGCGGCAACCTGTGCTCCTGATCTATTGACCTATTCGGTTTCTGTTGATGTCAGCGAAGGCATGGTGACATCTACCGAAGGTACAGTAGTAGACAATGGAGGCAATAACTGGACCATTTCGGGTATTACTTCAGGTAACGATATTACATTAACGGTTACGGCACCAAATGCATGTACCCAAACTTTGGATATTACGGCACCCGACTGTAGTTGCCCGGTAGTTGCCGCTCCTACAAGTGGAGGCGACCAAACGGAATGCGAACAAAATCCTATTCAAACATTGACCGCTACGGCAACTCCACCTGCAGATGCAACTGTGGTATGGTACGATGCGCCAACCGGTGGCAGCGTAATTGCGGACCCTTCTTTGAGTACAACAGGGTCAGCAACCTATTATGCGGAGAGTCGTGATAACGTGACCAACTGTGTGAGTGGCACTAGAACGGCGGTTGTTTTAACTATCGATGCAGCGCCAACTGCCCCAACAAGTGGAGGTGACCAGGTTGAATGTGAACAAAACCCGATTCAAACATTGACCGCTTCGGCAACAGCACCAGGAGGTTCAACCGTGGTATGGTATGACGCTCCTACGGGAGGAAATATTGTTGCTAGCCCAACCCATAACACTGTTGGAACTTCGACCTACTATGCACAGAGTGAAAACAGTACTACTTCTTGTACAAGTTTGACGAGAACGGCGGTTTCCCTAACTATTGAGCCTGCACCAAGTGTGCCCGTTAGCGGAGGAGACCAAACGGAATGTGAGCAGAGCCCTATTCAGACCTTGACCGCTACGGCAACTGCACCTGCCGGTTCAAGTATAGTTTGGTATGATGCGGCTACTGGTGGAAACGTTGTGGCCAGCCCAACATTGAACATGGTAGGTTCTGTTACGTACTTTGCTGAGAGTGAAAATAATTCAACTTCTTGTGCCAGTTTTTCCAGAACACCGGTGAGCTTAACCATTCAAGATACACCGGATATTACGGTTTCAACTGCGGCAACCTGTGCTCCTGATCTATTGACCTATTCGGTTTCTGTTGATGTGAGCGAAGGCACGGTGACATCTACCGAAGGTACAGTAGTGGACAATGGTGGAAATAACTGGACGATTTCAGGAGTTACTGCCGGAAACAATATTACGCTAACGGTCACGGCACCAAATGCCTGTACGCAAACATTAGCTGTTACGGCTCCAGATTGTAGTTGTCCTGTTGTCGATGCGCCAATCAGCGGAGGTGATCAAATAGAATGTGAACAAAATCCGATTCAAACATTGACCGCAACGGCCACGCCTCCCACAGATGCCACTGTAGTTTGGTACGATGCGCCAACAGGCGGCAGTGTTGTTGGTGACCCCTCTTTATCTACTGTGGGCACAATTATTTTCTATGCGGAAAGTGTAGAAAACGTAACCAACTGTATCAGTAGCACCAGAACAGCTGTTTCTTTGACCATTGAAGCAACTCCGGCAGACCCTATTAGCGGAGGTGATCAGGTTGAATGTGATGCCAACCCGACACAGACTTTGACCGCTACGGCAACTGCGCCTGCAGGATCAACCGTGGTATGGTATGACGCTCCTACGGGAGGAAATATTGTTGCTAGCCCAATTCTTGATACGGTGGGCAATATCACTTATTATGCAGAAAGCAGTGACGATACTTCGGCTTGTACAAGTTTCAATAGAACAGCGGTTTCCTTAACGATCCATCCGTTACCAAATGTAGTGGCAAATGCGACTACCACAACTATAAACGCAGGGGAACCGGTTACTTTGACGGGTTCAGGAGCTACTTCGTATGTGTGGGATAATGGCGTAGCCGATGGTGATACGGTGTATCCATTGGTATCAACAACATATACCGTAATCGGTACCGATGGAAGCAATTGTGAAAATACAGACAGCGTTACGATTACGGTGAATGCGACTTCCGATATTCGGATTGAAAAAATTGTAGATGATGCCGCCCCTAATGTGGGCGATACGGTAACATTTACGTTGACGGCTTATAATGACGGACCTAGTGATGATATTGGCGGAACGATTATAAATGATCTGCTTCCTTCGGGATACACATATACAGGTGATACCAGTGGCGCCGGTAATGGAACGTATGATGCGGTTTCGGGAGGTTGGACGTTGCCCGCATTGACCAATGGAAGTTCAGTAGCTGTCGATATTTCTGCTTCGGTAAATGCCCCAACAGCTACACCTAACGAATATTTGAATATCGCGCAGGTGACTTCGGCAACCAATTACGATCCTGATTCTACGCCAAATAACGATGATGGCGACCAAAGTGAAGATGATGAGGCTTCTGCTGAGGTGGTTCCACAAGTGGCAGATCTAGAAGTAACGAATACCATCTCTCAATCTAGTGGAAACCCAGGCGACACAGTGGTGTTGACGGTAACCGTTCAAAACAGTGGTCCGGACGATGCTACGAACGTTTCCCTAGAAAATATAGTTCCGGCTGGCTTTACCGTATCAACGGTAAACGATGCGGGTGCGCAAAGTGGAAATAACATCACCTGGTCAGGGTTGACTATTCCAAATGGTACAACAACGACATTAACTTATGAAGCCACGGTAAATAATCCCACGAACGTAGCAGACGAATATTTAAATACGGTTCAGGTGACAACTGTTGATCAGTATGACCCAGATTCTGCACCGAATAATGACGATGGTGATCAGAGTGAAGATGATGAGGATGCGGTTTCCATGCGTTTACAATCTTCGGATTTGGAAATTGTGAATACGGTAACCCCAGATTCTGGAAACCCTGGTGATACGTTAACTTTCTCGATTGAGATTATCAATAACAGCACCGATGATGCTACGGGCATTGCACTTGAAAACTATGTGCCTTCCGGATTTACGGTAACGACCATTAACAATGGAGGAACCCAAACTGGAAATACCATCAGCTGGAACGGACTTACAGTACCTGGTGGTACGAGCGAAACGGTAACTTTTGAAGTGACTATCAATGTGCCTACGAATACCGATGGCGAATATTTCAACTCGGTACAAGTTACGGCAGTTGACCAATTAGACCCGGATTCTAGTCCGAATAATGACGATGGTGATCAAAGCGAAGATGACGAAGACAATGCTGAAATTGTATTGATTCCAGCGGATTTAAGCTTGTCGAAAAATTTAAGTGCGGCATCAAATCCCACACCGAATGCAGGCGACACGGTCACATTTGAACTGACGGTAACCAATGACGGTCCGGGTATCGCAACCAATGTTTCAGTAGAAGATGTATTGCCCATTGGTTATACATTGGGTACGGTAAATAATGGTGGTGTCGTTTCCGGAAATACCATTACCTGGTCTATCGCTACATTAGCAGTGGGAAGCCAAACAGTGAGTTATGAAGTAACGTTGAATGCACCGACGAATGCAATTGGCGAATATGATAACACCGCCCAAATTATGGCGATGGACCAATTTGATCCTGATTCTACGCCAAACAATGATGATGGCGACCAAAGTGAAGATGATGAAACAAACTATACGATTGACGCTCCTACGGTAGATCTAGAAATTACCAAAACAGTGAACAAAGATCAAACTTTTTATGGTGATACTGTTGTGTTTACGGTAACGGTGACCAATAATAGCGAATATGTGGCAACCAATGTGGGTATTGAAGATGTTTTGCCCAGCGGATATAGTCTGGTGTCCCATACTTCGGATATAGGCCAATATGATGAAAGTATTTTCTCATGGGATATTCCAGCAATCGAGATTGATCAGACTGCAACTTTGGAAATGACCGTGACAGTTAATGAAGAGGGGCAATATACTAACATTGCAGAACTAATGTATGTTGATCAGATTGACCCCAACACCTCGAATGACAGAGCCGAAGCAACCCCCGAAATTACTCAGTCGCAATGCCTGACCGTTTACAATGAATTTTCACCGAATGATGATGGAACCAATGATGTTTTCTATATCGAATGTATTGAACAATTTCCGAACAATACTATTTCGGTTTACAACAGATGGGGCGCCATGGTATTCTCAATGAATAGATATGATAACAGTTGGGATGGTAAGTCAAACAATAAATCAACATTGAGCTCAACTGAAAAACTACCGGTCGGTACATATTACTATACATTAGACCCAGGTGACGGTAGTACATCACCCAAATCAGGTTGGCTGTACATCAGTAGATAA
- a CDS encoding sec-independent protein translocase protein TatA: protein MTALQIFLAIGPWQIAIVVLVVLLLFGGKKIPELMRGLGSGIKEFKDASKEDDQLEDKKE, encoded by the coding sequence ATGACAGCGTTACAGATTTTCTTAGCTATAGGTCCATGGCAGATTGCCATTGTTGTATTGGTGGTACTTCTATTGTTCGGAGGAAAAAAGATTCCTGAACTTATGCGTGGCCTTGGAAGTGGAATTAAAGAATTTAAAGATGCTTCTAAAGAAGATGATCAATTAGAAGACAAAAAAGAATAA
- a CDS encoding peptidase M23-like protein yields the protein MAKKVKKRKEIKRKLLHKYRLVILNESTFEEKISFKLSRLNVFVTGSLCIIGLIALTTLLIAFTPLREYIPGYSSTKLKKQATDLTYKTDSLVANLNNTNRYLENIRKVLIGDIENNEINRDSLREQFKIDPSSVDLTPIREDSVLRAEVALEDKYNLFERNTGGSSIVLFPPISGEISNGYSVEEKHYAVDVTAPTGTPVKAVATGTVIFSEWTADTGYVIILEHREGLLSVYKHNGSLNKGQGDVVRAGEVVASVGNTGELTTGPHLHFELWSNGNTVNPLDYIDF from the coding sequence ATGGCCAAAAAAGTCAAGAAGAGAAAAGAGATTAAAAGAAAGCTGCTGCACAAGTATCGCTTGGTCATTCTCAATGAAAGCACGTTCGAAGAAAAGATTTCTTTTAAACTCAGTCGATTGAATGTTTTCGTAACAGGGTCACTATGCATAATAGGCCTTATTGCGTTGACAACACTTTTGATAGCGTTTACGCCTCTGCGTGAATATATACCTGGGTACTCATCTACCAAATTAAAAAAACAGGCAACGGATCTTACCTATAAGACTGACTCTTTAGTGGCCAACCTTAATAATACCAATAGGTATTTAGAAAATATTCGAAAGGTTCTCATTGGTGATATTGAGAATAATGAAATAAATAGAGATTCGTTAAGAGAACAATTTAAAATCGACCCTTCTAGCGTTGACCTTACACCTATTAGAGAAGATTCTGTTCTAAGGGCCGAAGTTGCCCTAGAAGACAAGTACAATCTTTTTGAAAGAAATACCGGTGGTTCTTCTATAGTTCTGTTTCCACCAATATCAGGCGAAATTTCAAATGGATATAGTGTGGAAGAAAAACATTACGCTGTTGATGTTACAGCGCCAACGGGCACCCCTGTTAAGGCAGTTGCTACGGGTACGGTGATATTCTCGGAGTGGACTGCAGATACGGGTTATGTAATTATACTCGAACATAGAGAAGGCCTGTTAAGTGTTTACAAGCACAATGGCTCTTTAAATAAGGGTCAAGGTGACGTGGTAAGGGCTGGAGAAGTTGTTGCCTCTGTCGGTAATACCGGTGAACTCACAACAGGGCCGCATCTTCACTTCGAACTATGGAGCAACGGAAATACCGTTAACCCTCTAGATTACATCGATTTTTAA
- a CDS encoding GH3 auxin-responsive promoter, with protein MSLKSLAAKIFARHIVKKTAKWRDNPLKTQESVFENLIEKATSTQFGVDHNFSTIKSHSDFVKHVPIRDYEELKPYVEKVVEGQENILWPGKPIYFAKTSGTTSGAKYIPLTKTSIKHQVNASRNAILTYINETGNSSFVDGKMIFLQGSPELHEKNGIKLGRLSGISAHYVPNYLQKNRLPSWETNCIEDWETKVDTIVDETMNEDMTVIAGIPSWVQMYFERLQAKSGKNVGTLFENFQLFIYGGVNYEPYRAKFESLIGRKVDSIELFPASEGFFAYQDSQSEKGMLLLLDSGIFYEFIKADEFFNEDRQRITIHDVEVGVNYVMIISTDAGLWAYNLGDTIQFISLKPFKIIVSGRIKHFISAFGEHVIAKEVEEAMRLAISETDARINEFTVAPQITPQGDELPYHEWLIEFEQKPTDMSKFVQILDKSLQKQNSYYFDLMEGKILQLLKVTIIKQGGFNGYMKSKGKLGGQNKVQRLANDRSVANKLSQYKE; from the coding sequence ATGTCTTTAAAGTCATTAGCTGCTAAAATTTTTGCTCGACACATTGTTAAAAAAACTGCAAAGTGGAGGGACAATCCGTTAAAAACCCAAGAGTCGGTTTTTGAGAATCTGATTGAAAAAGCAACATCAACCCAATTTGGGGTCGACCATAACTTTTCCACTATAAAATCTCATTCGGATTTTGTAAAACATGTACCTATCCGCGATTATGAGGAGCTAAAACCCTATGTAGAGAAAGTAGTAGAGGGCCAAGAAAATATACTTTGGCCGGGCAAGCCCATTTATTTCGCTAAAACATCGGGCACTACTTCTGGTGCTAAGTACATTCCCCTTACGAAAACCTCTATTAAACATCAGGTAAATGCCTCTCGCAATGCGATCCTGACTTATATAAATGAAACGGGTAATTCATCGTTCGTAGATGGTAAAATGATTTTTCTACAAGGAAGCCCTGAACTTCACGAAAAGAATGGAATAAAGCTAGGTCGATTATCAGGTATTTCCGCCCATTATGTGCCCAACTATCTTCAAAAAAATCGACTGCCAAGCTGGGAAACCAATTGCATCGAAGACTGGGAGACCAAAGTGGACACTATCGTAGATGAAACGATGAACGAAGATATGACCGTTATTGCGGGTATACCTTCTTGGGTTCAAATGTATTTCGAACGCCTACAGGCTAAGTCAGGTAAAAATGTAGGTACCCTATTCGAAAACTTTCAACTTTTCATTTACGGAGGCGTAAATTATGAACCATACAGGGCAAAGTTTGAAAGTCTTATCGGAAGAAAGGTCGATAGTATCGAACTTTTTCCTGCCAGTGAAGGGTTTTTTGCCTATCAAGATTCACAATCGGAAAAGGGCATGTTATTGCTTCTTGATTCAGGAATATTCTATGAATTTATCAAGGCCGATGAGTTTTTCAATGAAGACCGACAACGCATTACTATTCATGATGTGGAAGTGGGCGTAAATTATGTAATGATTATTTCTACCGATGCAGGCCTATGGGCATATAACCTCGGAGATACCATTCAGTTTATTTCTTTAAAACCTTTTAAAATAATAGTTTCAGGAAGAATAAAGCACTTTATTTCGGCATTCGGTGAACATGTAATCGCTAAAGAAGTTGAGGAAGCTATGAGGTTGGCTATTTCAGAAACAGATGCCAGAATCAATGAGTTTACGGTGGCACCTCAAATTACTCCGCAAGGTGATGAGTTGCCCTATCATGAATGGCTGATAGAATTTGAACAAAAACCGACCGATATGAGCAAGTTCGTTCAGATATTGGACAAGAGTCTTCAGAAACAAAATAGTTATTATTTTGATTTAATGGAGGGTAAAATACTCCAGTTGCTCAAAGTGACGATCATTAAACAAGGCGGGTTCAACGGGTATATGAAGTCAAAAGGCAAACTGGGCGGTCAAAATAAGGTTCAACGATTGGCCAATGACCGAAGTGTTGCAAACAAATTATCTCAATATAAAGAATAA